Proteins from a genomic interval of Papaver somniferum cultivar HN1 chromosome 4, ASM357369v1, whole genome shotgun sequence:
- the LOC113362822 gene encoding regulation of nuclear pre-mRNA domain-containing protein 2-like, translating into MSSTFNGQILVEKLAKLNSSQQSIETLSHWCIFHMKKAKQVVETWDRQFHCSPREQRLPFLYLANDILQNSRRKGSEFVDEFWKVLPDALGDVAQNGDEFGRNAALRLVTIWEERKVFGSHGQILKEELMGRNLENRNRNRKSVSLKSKQAIGSILEKIISDYEVVYDKSKDEETLLSKCREAVKCVDKVEKEIGGAYGSVHANGSEFITVLRGQHTILGECIERLTAAESSRATLVSHLKEALQEQEIELEQVRSQLQIAQSQSVQADNVCQRLLSSTSGQLLDEQQRLKEANTLSGMSSTFTPADNLVTNGEKDRSAPVMYTSQLTSLPTGSAPQTGEQEPRKSTAAEVVAKLTASTSSAQMLAHVLSSLASGGGISNNTLKESSDDYTSDKRLKLENGSSSYMQQPPQHSQPAAATFPHPEALLPLHQPPLPSSSPMSQPPPPPSLVTASTPPPAHFMQTAGSMTSVPYSYGSAAQQRPQQPPLPSYPGQGSQLSGTSPYPSQPNAYQNLQGSSGSGFYNHPQPLPATPPISRQ; encoded by the exons ATGAGTAGTACCTTCAATGGACAAATTTTGGTGGAAAAGCTGGCGAAGCTCAACAGTTCACAGCAAAGTATTGAGA CTTTATCACACTGGTGTATCTTCCATATGAAGAAAGCAAAGCAAGTGGTTGAGACGTGGGATAGGCAGTTCCACTGTTCCCCTCGGGAACAGCGATTGCCTTTTCTATATCTTGCAAACGATATATTGCAGAACAGTAGAAGGAAGGGTTCAGAATTCGTCGATGAATTCTGGAAGGTTCTTCCAGATGCTCTTGGCGATGTAGCTCAGAATGGGGATGAGTTCGGAAGAAATGCTGCACTACGACTG GTTACTATATGGGAAGAGAGAAAGGTTTTTGGCTCTCATGGACAAATCCTGAAGGAAGAGCTTATGGGAAGAAACTTGGAGAACCGCAATAGAAATAGAAAAAGTGTGTCCCTCAAATCG AAACAAGCTATTGGAAGCATACTGGAGAAGATAATTTCGGATTATGAAGTTGTTTATGATAAATCCAAGGATGAAGAAACTCTTTTGAGCAAATGCAGGGAAGCTGTCAAATGTGTTGATAAAGTAGAGAAGGAAATTGGTGGTGCATATGGCTCAG TGCATGCCAATGGATCTGAGTTTATTACAGTGCTGCGAGGACAGCATACTATACTGGGAGAGTGCATTGAACGGCTGACAGCGGCTGAATCATCTAGAGCGACACTTGTTTCTCATTTAAAAGAGGCTCTCCAGGAGCAG gaaattgagCTGGAACAAGTACGCAGTCAGCTTCAG ATCGCTCAATCTCAATCAGTACAGGCGGACAATGTCTGCCAGCGGTTACTTAGCAGCACCAGCGGTCAGTTGCTAGATGAGCAACAGAGGCTGAAGGAAGCAAATACACTCTCAGGCATGTCCTCGACTTTCACTCCAGCAGATAATCTGGTGACAAACGGAGAGAAGGACCGATCAGCTCCTGTCATGTATACTAGTCAGTTGACTTCTCTTCCTACCGGAAGTGCACCCCAGACTGGTGAACAAGAGCCACGAAAATCTACAGCTGCTGAAGTTGTCGCAAAATTGACAGCTTCAACTTCATCTGCTCAGATGCTTGCTCACGTTCTCTCTTCCTTGGCTTCTGGGGGAGGCATTAGTAATAATACACTGAAGGAATCCTCTGATGATTATACATCAGACAAGAGACTGAAACTCGAGAATGGCTCATCTTCTTACATGCAACAACCACCTCAACATTCTCAACCAGCAGCAGCAACTTTTCCACATCCTGAAGCTCTTTTGCCTCTGCACCAGCCGCCCCTGCCATCATCATCACCAATGTCACagccaccacctccaccatcaCTTGTAACAGCATCAACGCCACCACCTGCGCATTTCATGCAGACAGCTGGGTCTATGACGAGTGTACCATACAGCTATGGTTCAGCAGCCCAACAAAGACCACAACAACCGCCTTTACCCAGTTATCCCGGGCAGGGGAGCCAGCTCTCAGGGACTTCTCCGTACCCATCTCAACCAAATGCTTATCAGAATTTGCAGGGGTCATCAGGAAGCGGTTTCTATAACCATCCCCAACCCTTGCCGGCAACACCACCCATATCTCGGCAGTAG
- the LOC113273201 gene encoding uncharacterized protein LOC113273201, with the protein MVLKRKQSSGCQNRKKKKKRLESTKSPVGSFDKFLIRNQPAIENKGDEDNATDDNGKNEGNGDDGAADNGLNEGNGDDGAADNSMNEGNGDDGVADNGMNEGDADNSVNEGNVNDGGVENGMNDINENDRRGDNVNKTVGTNEVGNYCEELSHIDMFDPANWNTIDKKLIDFLVEKGPVRIDNIKFPRDSKGDHFSSTYYFRRMSNFEKQERRWLVYSTSLDKVFCFCCKLFKKRETNYQLCESGFNDWNNLSGRLSTHENSGEHAVCMFNWLELELRLRKEKTIDKRIQEQINREKIHYKDVLERMMDGILFLAKNGLAFRGDSEKIYTKNNGNFLSFIEVLAKYDPVLKYHLESIEKNEMRYHYLSHKIQNELISMLADETRKLILKKIHEAKYFSIILDCTPDVSRREQMSIIIRCVDVSTARIEEYFLGFLKVEDKT; encoded by the coding sequence ATGGTTCTGAAAAGAAAGCAATCTTCTGGAtgtcaaaataggaagaaaaagaaaaagagattggaATCTACTAAATCTCCAGTAGGTTCTTTTGATAAGTTTTTGATTAGGAATCAACCAGCAATTGAGAATAAGGGCGATGAGGATAATGCTACAGATGATAATGGTAAGAATGAGGGGAATGGGGATGATGGTGCTGCTGATAATGGTTTAAATGAGGGGAATGGGGATGATGGTGCTGCTGATAATAGTATGAATGAGGGGAATGGAGATGATGGTGTTGCTGATAATGGTATGAATGAGGGTGATGCTGATAATAGTGTAAATGAGGGAAATGTGAATGATGGTGGTGTTGAGAATGGTATGAATGATATCAATGAGAATGACAGAAGGGGGGATAATGTCAACAAGACGGTAGGAACGAATGAAGTTGGTAATTATTGTGAAGAGTTAAGCCATATAGATATGTTTGATCCGGCTAATTGGAATACAATTGATAAAAAGCTTATTGATTTTTTGGTAGAGAAGGGTCCAGTGAGAATTGATAATATCAAGTTCCCTAGAGATTCCAAGGGCGATCATTTCTCTAGCACTTATTACTTTCGGAGAATGAGCAATTTtgagaaacaagaaaggagatggcTAGTGTATTCGACATCTTTGGATAAGGTATTCTGTTTTTGTTGTAAATTGTTTAAGAAGAGGGAAACTAATTATCAGTTGTGTGAAAGTGggttcaatgattggaataaccTAAGTGGAAGACTTAGTACTCATGAAAACAGTGGAGAGCATGCTGTTTGTATGTTTAATTGGCTTGAGTTGGAATTACGATTGAGAAAGGAAAAAACCATTGATAAAAGAATACAAGAACAGATCAATAGAGAGAAGATACATTATAAAGATGTTTTGGAGAGGATGATGGACGGCATCTTGTTCCTAGCGAAGAATGGTTTAGCATTTCGTGGGGATAGTGAgaaaatttatacaaaaaataatGGAAACTTCTTAAGTTTCATAGAGGTACTTGCAAAATATGATCCCGTGTTAAAGTATCACTTGGAGAGTATCGAAAAGAATGAAATGCGGTATCATTATCTTAGCCACAAAATTCAGAATGAACTGATTTCAATGCTTGCTGATGAGACGCGAAAGCTTATTCTGAAAAAAATCCACGAGGCGAAATACTTCTCAATTATTCTTGATTGTACTCCGGATGTTTCTCGCAGGGAACAAATGTCCATTATAATCAGATGCGTAGATGTTTCAACAGCAAGAATTGAGGAATATTTTCTTGGGTTTTTGAAAGTTGAAGATAAAACATGA